From Penicillium psychrofluorescens genome assembly, chromosome: 6, one genomic window encodes:
- a CDS encoding uncharacterized protein (ID:PFLUO_008880-T1.cds;~source:funannotate) — protein sequence MATDSFSDVQQRNRLPTLFEVLSRRTLAPVDLFSFYIYMRDQQRSVDYLDFWLDVSQHMSLCRHYVRELRRSVLVATPDMENNGSKRSSAMLENLENLGDIPLAEAGPSRLRDGFQEDEKERDATHRLSAFLRSEGHGSSHSPQNSLGSTSAYRTPSNDPQARPSTGTRNNDHSNSPGHTVDRQDIRASAEKILYTYLLPGAEREIVLPETMVSTVINLIEDDGRDDPEVFDPAKDYVFQAMERDAFPGFLQAKALGNIVPLSILIRLIFALVAFFGGFWGAFYVVLRNKPRDVRCWVILPFAVAAYFIVSYQYKIDPAMAFLGYSEYTFMNWAPIREPFVRRLLNKRALMTMLVVFITAAILSILFIFVPGTLL from the exons ATGGCGACCGACTCCTTCTCCGATGTGCAGCAGCGCAATCGCCTCCCGACGCTCTTTGAAGTCCTCAGCCGTCGGACACTTGCTCCGGTGgatctcttttccttctacATTTATATGCGCGATCAGCAACGCTCCGTGGATTATCTGGATTTTTG GCTCGATGTCTCACAACACATGTCCCTGTGCCGTCACTATGTCCGTGAATTGCGCCGCTCCGTCTTGGTTGCAACTCCCGATATGGAGAATAACGGCAGCAAACGATCATCCGCGATGCTAGAGAATTTGGAGAACCTGGGGGATATTCCGTTGGCGGAGGCCGGACCTTCTCGTCTGCGGGACGGATTCCaagaagacgagaaggaaagggatGCCACCCACCGGCTATCCGCGTTCTTGCGTTCAGAAGGCCACGGTTCGTCTCACTCGCCGCAGAACAGTCTGGGATCTACGTCGGCGTACCGTACCCCATCCAACGACCCGCAGGCACGTCCCAGCACGGGCACTCGCAACAACGACCACTCCAACTCTCCTGGACACACAGTCGACCGTCAGGATATCCGGGCCAGTGCCGAGAAGATTCTGTACACCTATCTGCTCCCTGGCGCCGAGCGAGAAATTGTCCTGCCGGAGACCATGGTCTCAACCGTCATTAATCTAATCGAGGACGACGGCCGTGACGACCCCGAGGTTTTCGATCCAGCCAAGGACTATGTGTTCCAGGCCATGGAACGCGATGCCTTCCCAGGATTCTTGCAGGCCAAGGCTTTGGGGAACATCGTGCCCTTGAGTATCCTTATACGCTTGATCTTTGCTCTGGTTGCCTTCTTTGGTGGGTTCTGGGGTGCCTTTTACGTGGTACTGCGAAACAAGCCCCGCGATGTTCGTTGCTGG GTGATCCTCCCCTTTGCTGTTGCGGCATATTTCATTGTTTCATACCAATACAAGATCGACCCTGCTATGGCATTCCTGGGCTATAGCGAATACACGTTTATGAACTGGGCGCCAATTCGCGAGCCCTTTGTCCGCCGTCTCCTGAACAAGCGTGCTCTGATGACTATGTTGGTTGTTTTCATCACCGCCGCGATTCTGAGCATTCTATTTATCTTCGTGCCCGGTACCCTGCTGTGA
- a CDS encoding uncharacterized protein (ID:PFLUO_008881-T1.cds;~source:funannotate), translating to MDQTHTRALEALQPFVHLANSNSATSPRFIANIVTNATSSPHTYVFAELLETPTIQALGSPDTPAEYHGYLKLLEIFAWGTWQEYQATPNLPKLSSEQTLKLRLLSLLTLSTTTKPLTYSALMTALSLPTTSDLESLVTTAIYASLITARLSPASDPPTVKVTAVAPLRDVQPQSLPKMITLLTEWETRCGDVVSDLEAEIARVKNNAAKRRVKEQEYQTLLEEAVKQRAENAGNSGAGSGRGGKKGVFGRLGAAAAAAGTGRNKREFSADDVDEDDGFWDINTDGMDIDEGAGSSSRAAGSRHSKRILGKKS from the exons ATGGACCAAACACACACCCGAGCCCTGGAGGCTCTCCAGCCCTTCGTCCACCTAGCCAACTCCAACAGCGCCACCTCGCCCCGCTTCATCGCCAATATCGTCACCAATGCCACCTCCAGCCCGCACACCTACGTGTTCGCCGAGCTGCTCGAAACCCCGACCATCCAGGCCCTGGGATCCCCCGACACGCCGGCCGAATACCACGGGTACCTGAAGCTGCTTGAGATCTTTGCCTGGGGTACCTGGCAAGAGTACCAAG CAACGCCCAACCTCCCCAAACTCAGTAGCGAGCAGACACTTAAGCTGCgtctcctctccctcctcaccctctccacAACCACAAAACCACTCACCTACTCCGCGCTCATGACCGcgctctccctccccacaACATCCGACCTCGAATCCCTCGTCACAACCGCCATCTACGCCTCCCTTATAACAGCCCGCCTCAGCCCCGCATCTGATCCGCCCACCGTGAAGGTGACAGCGGTCGCGCCCCTCCGCGACGTGCAGCCGCAGTCTctgccgaagatgatcaCCCTGCTAACAGAGTGGGAGACGCGGTGCGGCGACGTGGTCTCCGACCTCGAGGCTGAGATAGCGCGAGTGAAGAACAATGCCGCGAAACGGCGAGTCAAGGAGCAAGAATACCAGACGCTCTTGGAGGAGGCAGTTAAGCAGCGCGCCGAGAATGCGGGGAATAGTGGCGCCGGATCGGGGCGGGGTGGGAAGAAAGGTGTGTTTGGACGGCtgggcgcggcggcggcggcggcaggGACGGGTCGCAACAAGAGGGAGTTTAGTGCTGatgatgtggatgaggatgatgggtTCTGGGATATTAATACGGATGGCATGGACATTGATGAAGGTGCTGGGTCGTCGTCGAGGGCCGCTGGAAGCAGGCATTCCAAGCGCATACTCGGAAAGAAATCCTGA
- a CDS encoding uncharacterized protein (ID:PFLUO_008882-T1.cds;~source:funannotate) produces the protein MEDDADWDVNIKVQLQSFALALGALQGTTETSTSSPYGDEWDILWLGHCGIECKTSLPFYQTPNDPTIPEPRHFLPYARDPPPIDRPDHSRLVCTINDGVCSSLYAVSYGGAQRVLAALSVNPSGLAEEIDIGEQFDVSLGRMCGNGYLRCFAPYPALTGTYHSAGAAEKVSDIHDESGETVGFASWGVLYSTMLNVKQILRRESVHATWDDVARPWVVPDEIYMEQGSIQKAYVG, from the coding sequence ATGGAAGATGACGCTGACTGGGACGTCAATATCAAGGTACAACTCCAAAGCTTTGCTCTCGCACTTGGCGCCCTCCAAGGCACAACCGAAACATCAACTTCCTCCCCGTATGGCGACGAGTGGGACATCCTTTGGCTTGGACACTGTGGCATTGAATGCAAAACCAGCCTTCCTTTCTACCAAACTCCTAATGATCCTACTATCCCCGAGCCCCGTCATTTCCTTCCTTACGCGCGGGACCCACCCCCAATAGATCGGCCGGACCACTCCAGACTCGTTTGTACTATCAACGATGGTGTTTGCTCAAGTCTTTACGCCGTGAGTTATGGCGGTGCACAACGAGTTCTCGCTGCATTGTCGGTGAATCCGTCCGGCCTTGCTGAGGAGATCGATATTGGCGAGCAATTCGACGTGTCTCTCGGCCGCATGTGCGGGAATGGATATTTGCGGTGTTTTGCTCCTTATCCCGCCTTGACTGGGACTTACCACTCTGCCGGCGCTGCGGAAAAGGTTTCTGATATCCACGACGAGAGCGGGGAGACCGTGGGATTTGCGAGCTGGGGAGTGCTATACAGCACCATGCTAAACGTGAAGCAAATTCTTAGACGGGAGTCTGTGCATGCCACGTGGGATGACGTTGCGAGGCCGTGGGTTGTTCCAGACGAAATTTACATGGAGCAAGGTTCAATTCAGAAGGCGTACGTGGGGTGA
- a CDS encoding uncharacterized protein (ID:PFLUO_008883-T1.cds;~source:funannotate), translated as MSSESTGAADGGPVLWRPPAMATTTLKVDGMTCGACTSAVEGAFKDVAGAGDVSVSLIMGRAAVQHDPSILPAEKVAEMIEDCGFDAAVLSTEEQTNKGSAFDGQTAQVSVTNLAVEGMTCGACTSAVESGLKDVPGVKSVNVSLLSERAVVEHDADTITPDQIAEIIEDRGFGARVLDTVSATNGYEDSNALDVADGNPGLLVTTVAVGGMTCGACTSSVQNALTDVDGVIQFNISLLAERAVVVHDSNVLSAEQIASLIEDVGFDASVVSSEAQMAVSRKTQQVNLSLHGLPDAASASALESDLLQRPGIRSASISMATSRIVISFDPSIIGIRTVVEAIEAAGYNALMVDSDDTNAQLESLSKTKEIQEWRRAFITSISFAIPVTAINKLLPMCLPALDFGKVEVLPGLFLGDIACLALTAPVQFGIGKRFYITSYKSLKHRSPTMDVLVMLGTSAAFFYSCFTMLMSLFNGQHKRPSTVFDTSTMLITFITLGRWLENRAKGQTSAALSRLMSLAPSMTTIYEDPIAAEKLAEGWAALKDVTSDGPEPALGEDRSVNHKFIPTELIQVGDIVILHPGDKVSADGVVIRGESYVDESMITGEALPIHKKKGGHVIAGTVNGTSSIDFKVIRAGKDTQLSQIVKLVQDAQTSRAPIQRMADIVAGYFVPMIIGLGLVTFFGWMFLSHILPNPPMIFQSEDGGGTVMVCLKLCISVIVFACPCALGLSTPTAVMVGTGVGAAHGILVKGGAVLEAATKVTHVVFDKTGTLTSGRMSVAQSHIEPQWTASEQRRQLWWLIVGLAEMGSEHPIGRAILSEAKLKSGHPGEDGLPGSLGDFDASVGQGISALVEPTSTAERTRYQVLLGNADFLRSKDVSVPASADPDTQREPETAIPKTGSTVSGITRIHAAIDNQYAGTVSLKDSVKDTAVAAVAALHRMGISTSMVTGDTSSTALSIASAVGIPAEAVHASVSPSQKREIISSLQSTGDRVAMVGDGINDSPALATASVGIALASGTDVAMEAADIVLMRPEDLLTVPASLALSRSVFTRIKMNLMWACLYNIIGLPFAMGLFLPFTGFMLPPMAAGAAMAASSVSVVVSSLLLKFWRRPSWMEIDRLEKELHDGTIPPSGPRARFHSRKSSWWAPATMLSSDSPRSLRSRARYYASATWSFVTGKGLGTTVRDDEGYVPLQMVEPSA; from the coding sequence ATGTCTTCAGAATCCACAGGCGCCGCAGACGGAGGCCCTGTGCTGTGGCGAccacccgccatggccacgACGACCCTCAAAGTCGACGGGATGACCTGCGGCGCATGCACCTCGGCCGTCGAGGGCGCTTTCAAAGACGTCGCCGGCGCAGGCGACGTCTCTGTCAGTCTGATCATGGGCCGAGCCGCCGTCCAACACGACCCCTCCATCCTACCCGCGGAGAAAGTCGCGGAGATGATCGAAGACTGCGGGTTCGACGCGGCGGTCTTGTCGACCGAGGAGCAGACAAATAAAGGCAGTGCATTCGATGGCCAAACAGCGCAGGTCTCAGTGACCAACTTGGCGGTCGAGGGAATGACCTGCGGCGCATGCACTTCTGCCGTCGAGAGCGGGCTCAAAGACGTACCGGGCGTCAAGTCGGTCAACGTATCGTTACTGTCAGAGCGCGCAGTGGTGGAACACGATGCGGATACAATCACACCAGACCAAATCGCAGAGATCATTGAAGACCGCGGGTTCGGGGCACGGGTATTGGACACGGTGTCGGCCACGAACGGGTACGAGGATTCAAATGCGCTCGATGTAGCCGACGGCAACCCTGGGCTGTTAGTGACCACCGTCGCCGTCGGAGGTATGACATGTGGTGCTTGTACGTCCAGCGTCCAGAATGCCTTGAcagatgtggatggagtCATCCAGTTCAACATTAGCCTTCTGGCCGAACGTGCTGTGGTTGTGCACGACTCAAATGTTTTATCAGCTGAGCAGATTGCGAGTCTGATCGAAGATGTTGGCTTTGATGCGTCCGTCGTGTCATCTGAGGCGCAAATGGCTGTGTCGAGGAAGACGCAACAAGTGAACCTGAGCCTTCATGGCCTGCCAGACGCCGCCTCTGCATCTGCGCTTGAGAGTGATCTATTACAACGTCCTGGAATCAGGTCAGCATCGATTAGCATGGCGACTTCTCGAATAGTCATCTCCTTTGATCCTTCAATAATCGGCATTCGGACAGTGGTGGAAGCGATCGAAGCCGCTGGTTACAACGCGCTCATGGTGGACTCAGATGACACAAACGCGCAGCTGGAGTCTCTGTCAAAGACGAAGGAGATTCAAGAATGGAGACGTGCATTCATCACATCAATATCCTTTGCGATCCCCGTCACTGCTATCAACAAGCTTCTACCGATGTGTCTGCCAGCACTCGACTTCGGCAAAGTTGAAGTTCTACCGGGCCTCTTCTTGGGCGACATCGCCTGTCTTGCTCTCACTGCTCCTGTACAATTCGGCATAGGGAAACGGTTCTATATCACCAGCTACAAATCTCTCAAGCATCGCAGTCCAACCATGGATGTTTTAGTGATGCTGGGCACTTCGGCTGCGTTCTTCTACAGCTGTTTTACCATGCTCATGTCCCTGTTCAACGGACAACACAAACGTCCAAGCACCGTGTTCGATACGAGTACGATGCTCATCACTTTCATCACCTTGGGACGGTGGCTTGAAAATCGGGCAAAGGGGCAAACTTCCGCTGCGCTCTCCCGCCTGATGTCCTTGGCACCATCCATGACAACCATCTATGAGGACCCGATTGCAGccgagaagctggccgaggGCTGGGCAGCCCTCAAGGATGTCACGTCAGACGGGCCCGAGCCGGCATTGGGAGAGGATAGGTCGGTCAATCACAAATTCATCCCTACCGAGTTGATCCAGGTTGGCGATATTGTCATCCTTCATCCTGGTGACAAGGTCTCCGCGGACGGAGTGGTTATCCGGGGCGAAAGCTACGTTGACGAAAGTATGATCACTGGGGAGGCACTGCCAATCCACAAGAAAAAAGGTGGTCATGTCATTGCGGGCACGGTCAACGGCACTAGCTCGATTGACTTCAAAGTCATTCGAGCTGGCAAAGACACACAACTCAGCCAGATTGTCAAGCTGGTCCAAGATGCGCAAACCAGCCGGGCACCTATTCAGCGCATGGCGGATATTGTTGCGGGCTACTTCGTCCCCATGATCATTGGGCTTGGCCTGGTCACTTTCTTTGGCTGGATGTTCCTGAGCCACATCCTGCCGAACCCACCTATGATCTTCCAGTCGGAAGACGGTGGCGGGACGGTCATGGTCTGTCTGAAGCTCTGCATCTCCGTCATTGTCTTTGCTTGCCCTTGTGCCTTGGGTCTCAGTACACCAACTGCTGTCATGGTTGGCACTGGCGTTGGTGCGGCGCATGGTATTCTTGTCAAAGGCGGTGCTGTTCTCGAGGCTGCTACCAAAGTTACTCATGTTGTCTTTGACAAAACCGGCACATTGACTTCGGGCCGGATGAGTGTTGCCCAATCCCACATCGAGCCACAGTGGACGGCGAGCGAGCAGCGTCGACAACTCTGGTGGCTCATTGTTGGCTTGGCAGAGATGGGCAGTGAACACCCAATTGGACGGGCCATTCTCTCTGAAGCTAAGCTCAAATCGGGCCACCCAGGCGAAGACGGGCTGCCAGGGAGCCTGGGCGATTTCGACGCAAGTGTAGGCCAGGGCATTTCCGCACTTGTTGAACCAACCTCCACCGCCGAGCGCACTCGGTACCAAGTCCTTCTCGGCAACGCCGACTTTCTACGATCAAAAGACGTCTCTGTGCCAGCATCGGCAGACCCCGACACTCAAAGAGAGCCGGAGACTGCTATCCCTAAGACTGGAAGCACGGTTTCTGGAATTACGCGTATCCATGCCGCAATTGACAACCAGTACGCAGGGACAGTATCCTTGAAGGACAGCGTCAAGGACACGGCGGTAGCAGCGGTGGCGGCACTCCACCGCATGGGCATCTCGACCTCAATGGTGACGGGTGACACATCCTCCACAGCTCTGTCCATCGCTTCAGCGGTGGGAATCCCCGCAGAAGCAGTGCACGCCTCAGTCTCCCCATCTCAAAAACGCGAAATCATTTCCTCCCTCCAATCCACCGGTGACCGCGTTGCCATGGTAGGCGATGGGATCAACGACTCACCGGCTCTCGCCACCGCATCCGTCGGAATCGCACTCGCCTCCGGCACAGATGTGGCAATGGAAGCCGCTGACATCGTCCTCATGCGCCCAGAGGACCTCCTCACCGTTCCCGCCAGCCTCGCCCTCTCGCGCTCCGTCTTCACCCGCATCAAGATGAACCTCATGTGGGCCTGTCTGTACAACATCATCGGTCTCCCCTTCGCCATgggcctcttcctcccctttACAGGCTTCATGCTGCCCCCAATGGCCGCCGGTGCCGCCATGGCGGCTTCCAGCGTCTCTGTGGTGGTCAGCAGCTTACTCCTGAAATTCTGGCGCCGACCTTCATGGATGGAAATCGATCGGCTTGAGAAGGAGCTCCACGACGGCACCATCCCACCCTCTGGCCCTCGGGCCCGCTTTCATTCCCGCAAGTCTAGCTGGTGGGCGCCTGCTACCATGCTCTCTTCTGATAGCCCCCGATCCCTGCGAAGCCGTGCTCGGTACTACGCGTCTGCGACTTGGTCGTTCGTTACTGGGAAGGGTCTCGGGACCACCGTGCGAGATGACGAGGGCTACGTCCCGCTGCAGATGGTCGAGCCGTCTGCTTga
- a CDS encoding uncharacterized protein (ID:PFLUO_008884-T1.cds;~source:funannotate): protein MQRLAELILRPTAHYRTLPAYLRALDRVVSVTSSADVFPFQTQTSTAGQPNGIVPSGAAGTYLPTDAFGGDDSLGGALLTPIPWLTNASFESEDGSALEDAAGEAITAQPPDADIVGTTGAAEHDDSAAAVVSSPPPDQSDEVPHARGPQILGIEDMGLQDGKGVEMNLGDQGASEDSQGTDGANDSALSATEAQTTSDSATADKDGDIVLDDSKPKEGEESKTEGSKPEEKKTESAETEKKD, encoded by the exons ATGCAGAGACTCGCGGAGCTGATCCTGCGGCCGACGGCGCACTACAGAACCTTGCCGGCATATCTTCGTGCTCTGGACAGGGTTGTTTCTGTGACCAGCAGCGCAGACGTGTTTCCCTTCCAGACGCAGACGAGCACGGCTGGCCAGCCGAATGGCATTGTGCCTTCAGGCGCTGCAGGCACCTATTTGCCCACTGATGCTTTTGGAGGTGATGACTCTCTGGGTGGTGCGCTACTGACCCCTATTCCTTGGTTGACGAATGCATCCTTTGAGAGCGAGGATGGTAGTGCACTGGAGGATG CCGCCGGAGAGGCAATAACTGCCCAGCCTCCAGATGCCGATATTGTCGGCACGACAGGTGCCGCAGAGCACGACGATTcagctgctgctgtcgtTTCCTCCCCGCCACCAGACCAATCTGATGAAGTTCCACACGCCCGTGGTCCTcagatcctcggcatcgaggacATGGGTCTGCAAGACGGAAAGGGAGTGGAAATGAACCTGGGCGATCAAGGAGCGTCAGAGGATTCTCAGGGCACCGACGGCGCCAACGACTCTGCTTTGAGCGCGACCGAAGCCCAAACCACTAGCGATTCAGCCACCGCTGATAAGGACGGCGACATTGTTCTTGACGACAGTAAACcgaaagagggagaagaatCCAAGACAGAGGGTTCAAAgcccgaggagaagaagaccgagtCAGCGGAGACTGAAAAGAAGGATTAA
- a CDS encoding uncharacterized protein (ID:PFLUO_008885-T1.cds;~source:funannotate), whose product MWNAPKVGILGGGQLGRMLVESANRLNIQANVLDADNSPAKQISFHDGHVTGSFKEREAVRQLAKSCDVITAEIEHVDTYALEEVASQVRVEPSWQAIRTIQNKFDQKEHLRKYGIPMADHRELVKNTPEELAEIGEQLGFPMMLKSKTMAYDGRGNYRVNSKADIPAALEALKDRPLYSEKWAYFKMELAVMVIKTKDDVLSYPTVETVQEDSVCKLVYAPARNVSDTINEKAQALARKAVSAFEGKGAFGVEMFLLEDDSLMLCEIASRIHNSGHYTIEGCGLSQFDSHLRAILDLPIPAKSLEIRQPSIMLNLIGGSTTDSHLQAAEHALSIPNASIHLYSKGAAKPGRKMGHVTVTAPTMHEAETIIQPLVEVVDNIRAQRSDVKTPAAKSGPSPPPPQVAVIMGSDSDLKTLVPGLKLLRDYFGVEPAVEITSAHRTPNYMADYSAQAASRGIKVIIAAAGGAAHLPGMAAAHTALPVIGVPVKGSSLDGVDSLYSIVQMPRGVPVATVGINNSINAALLAARVLGSFDPAIQRKVEAYAEDARAENMEKKGTKLRELGWEKYFEQM is encoded by the exons ATGTGGAACGCCCCCAAGGTTGGAatcctcggcggcggccagctGGGCCGCATGCTCGTCGAGTCTGCCAACCGATTGAACATCCAGGCCAACGTGCTGGACGCAGACAACTCCCCGGCCAAGCAGATCAGCTTCCACGATGGCCATGTGACGGGCTCGTTCAAGGAGCGTGAGGCAGTACGCCAGCTCGCAAAATCCTGCGATGTTATTACggccgagatcgagcacGTGGACACCTATGCGCTCGAGGAGGTGGCGTCGCAGGTCCGCGTGGAGCCCAGCTGGCAAGCCATTCGGACGATCCAGAACAAATTCGACCAGAAGGAACACCTGCGGAAATATGGGATCCCCATGGCGGACCATCGAGAACTGGTCAAGAATACACCGGAGGAATTGGCTGAGATCGGGGAGCAATTGGGCTTCCCCATGATGCTCAAATCGAAGACAATGGCATATGATGGTCGTG GCAACTACCGTGTCAACTCAAAGGCGGACATCCCCGCAGCCCTGGAGGCTCTGAAGGATCGGCCGCTCTATTCGGAGAAATGGGCGTATTTCAAGATG GAACTCGCTGTAAtggtcatcaagaccaaggaCGATGTCCTCTCATATCCCACCGTGGAGACTGTCCAAGAGGACTCAGTATGCAAGTTGGTGTACGCACCAGCACGAAACGTGTCCGACACCATCAACGAGAAGGCCCAGGCGCTCGCCCGGAAAGCCGTGTCGGCATTCGAGGGCAAAGGTGCATTCGGCGTGGAGATGTTCCTCCTGGAAGACGACAGCCTGATGCTGTGTGAGATCGCCAGCCGAATCCACAACTCGGGTCACTACACCATTGAAGGCTGCGGGCTATCACAGTTCGACAGTCACCTGCGCGCGATCCTGGACCTCCCGATCCCAGCCAAGAGCTTGGAGATCCGCCAGCCGTCGATCATGCTCAACCTTATCGGCGGCTCGACAACAGACTCACACCTCCAGGCCGCAGAGCACGCGCTCTCTATCCCCAACGCCAGCATCCACCTGTACAGCAAGGGCGCCGCGAAGCCCGGTCGCAAGATGGGTCATGTCACCGTCACGGCGCCGACAATGCACGAGGCTGAGACCATAATCCAGCCGCTGGTAGAGGTTGTCGATAACATCCGCGCTCAACGCAGCGATGTCAAGACCCCCGCCGCGAAATCTGGGCCATCGCCGCCCCCACCCCAGGTGGCTGTCATCATGGGCTCCGACAGCGACCTCAAGACCCTGGTGCCGGGTCTCAAGCTGCTGCGCGACTACTTCGGCGTCGAGCCCGCCGTCGAAATAACCTCCGCCCACCGCACGCCGAACTACATGGCCGACTATTCTGCGCAGGCTGCCTCGCGCGGTATCAAGGTCATCATTGCCGCTGCCGGTGGCGCCGCTCATCTCCCCGGCATGGCTGCCGCGCACACCGCGCTCCCTGTCATCGGCGTGCCAGTCAAGGGCAGCTCGCTCGACGGCGTTGACAGCCTATATAGCATTGTGCAAATGCCACGAG GCGTCCCCGTCGCGACAGTTGGCATCAACAACAGCATCAACGCGGCCCTCCTGGCTGCTCGGGTACTGGGCTCCTTCGACCCAGCCATCCAGCGCAAGGTTGAGGCCTATGCTGAGGACGCACGTGCCGAGAATATGGAGAAAAAGGGGACcaagctgcgcgagctgggGTGGGAGAAGTACTTTGAGCAGATGTAA
- a CDS encoding uncharacterized protein (ID:PFLUO_008886-T1.cds;~source:funannotate) → MSDRTSSTFRAGPLSPSSPASGALKESQRHPVASDHVPQTPTSPPLMSVSDQSHVSNFASSQTSPNQTTAQHPNVSSPPSSTPMSTQVSQQPAMSTTNSFPTPASSVSGHPANVMSTEETMQDSTGNSNQQATEHRRTDHDRQPEAMNPATGIHNFATEPNQGAADVDAMDVDKESLHRPVIPGLDFLQKNFTSAFHLCKSSPTVTGPDPSLDLISLYGLGPVAQSVARVDSTTGDKINRLRKSYEGKLKGLGLAGRNKPVKQEPGAPGSLRHLTLWPEEEWQNQKVFGKAIKVADMDSELQKLQTRAMQMEPGAVPNNDFWEDVLGHEKPAKPQVSGDTGKKTAPTPAAGQSVNQSFGTPRSHLETETERPRPTRGRKRHYDDNSFVGYGEGYADDDTDAGFYSNGEGTGKKKRKKDHVSKVSTPLSERGGSYGVGMFGIGAR, encoded by the exons ATGTCTGATCGCACCTCGTCGACCTTCCGAGCAGGACCTCTTTCACCCTCATCACCCGCTTCTGGTGCTCTGAAAGAGAGCCAACGGCATCCTGTTGCTTCGGATCACGTTCCCCAGACCCCGACATCTCCTCCGTTGATGTCGGTCAGCGATCAAAGTCATGTCTCCAACTTCGCATCCTCGCAGACATCACCAAATCAGACGACCGCCCAACATCCGAACGTAtcttcccctccatcctccacacCGATGTCTACCCAGGTCTCTCAGCAGCCGGCTATGAGCACGACGAACTCATTTCCCACTCCCGCCAGCAGCGTGAGTGGTCACCCAGCGAATGTGATGTCCACCGAGGAGACGATGCAGGACTCGACAGGGAATTCAAATCAACAAGCAACTGAACATAGGCGGACCGACCACGATCGGCAACCCGAAGCAATGAATCCAGCGACTGGCATTCACAATTTTGCCACTGAACCCAACCAGGGCGCAGCAGATGTGGATGCCATGGACGTGGATAAGGAATCTCTTCACCGTCCCGTCATCCCTGGCTTGGATTTTCTTCAGAAGAACTTCACCTCGGCTTTCCATCTTTGCAAAAGCT CGCCTACTGTCACTGGTCCAGATCCTTCATTGGATTTGATCTCCCTCTACGGGTTAGGCCCGGTCGCGCAATCGGTAGCAAGGGTGGACTCCACAACTGGAGATAAGATTAACCGGCTGCGGAAGTCTTACGAAGGAAAGCTCAAGGGCTTGGGGCTTGCGGGTCGAAACAAACCAGTGAAACAGGAGCCCGGCGCTCCTGGCAGTTTGAGACACTTGACCTTATGGCCCGAGGAGGAGTGGCAGAATCAAAAGGTTTTTGGGAAGGCGATAAAGGTCGCAGATATGGACTCGGAACTGCAAAAGCTCCAGACCAGAGCTATGCAAATGGAGCCTGGCGCGGTCCCCAACAACGATTTCTGGGAGGATGTCTTGGGTCATGAGAAGCCTGCTAAACCACAGGTATCTGGTGACACCGGAAAGAAGACTGCCCCTACTCCAGCTGCAGGCCAGTCAGTCAATCAGTCGTTCGGAACGCCCCGGTCTCATCTAGAGACAGAGACAGAGCGACCCCGGCCGACTCGAGGTCGCAAGAGACATTATGACGACAACAGTTTCGTCGGATACGGCGAGGGTTACGCTGATGACGATACCGATGCTGGATTCTACTCAAATGGCGAGGGaacggggaagaagaaacgaaagaAG GACCACGTCTCCAAAGTGTCGACACCTCTCTCCGAACGAGGCGGGAGCTACGGAGTCGGCATGTTTGGCATTGGAGCCAGATGA